A genomic segment from Acyrthosiphon pisum isolate AL4f chromosome A3, pea_aphid_22Mar2018_4r6ur, whole genome shotgun sequence encodes:
- the LOC100161600 gene encoding MICOS complex subunit Mic60, with product MYKLPRINTVGSILARQKAVSLKTFGHRLQTINTSTNEIKPKSRFLFYVMGTVLTGVIGTAGIVVYSKNDPKFRELLTNNIPGADKFIKVCLFEDTEFVDQSKRLGGRIVCKVAQQVKSIKESIGVDEKHSFVEKSVDQIKSITKTFPPSVSLASNNEQSMPNKKQESQQSKSQPQDETIKTNFVLTKPDEKQELPPAPFNLPSHKYTLEELETEILKKSSLCVSALKTATAAIKEYSENVYKLIDNTTENIDPNLGVKLQILEDKKNIVYNNAYEDIKKYRKEISENQKLLSNSTFEVTPDKLAKTMHITNEALEELNNARIIMENEEHKLGYINKYKSNINEAQASLKDEFESLFPGSDITQHKINVNNNDFDIFLLYALKKLNYYKDNLSKQEATLDRKINNAMNADFLNVETINEMNSRLNSELHKLDEQFKHQLNQFNIKVDEDLREQLKAHKKAHADLITRAVDFTKEEFENRVRQELSAIEKLERQKYQSQLDSLKSDLQNVINNLKREVEKEKKLFANKSIWEASKVLKTSLSSSNNEQPINVKDQINAIKKLGASDSIVEEVISALPTKALENGVFSKGQLKEDFNQVEKRVYETALIPDDSFSLPLMAFSYLASLFVVHHSHISPNEVNNEEFDPLELNTYEIVERARYCIDRDNILQALRYLNLLTGCSRVVAKEWIKEATVFLETKQAVDLLLSYTTSISYSSVHAN from the exons ATGTACAAATTACCTCGAATAAATACC GTCGGATCAATTTTGGCTAGGCAGAAGGCCGTAAGTCTTAAAACTTTTGGCCATCGCCTACAAACTATTAACACATCAACCAATGAAATCAAACCCAA AtctcgatttttattttatgtaatgggCACTGTCCTCACCGGTGTTATTGGCACAGCAGGGATAGTTGTCTACTCAAAAAATGATCCAAAATTTCGGGAGCTTTTAACCAATAATATACCAGGTGCtgacaaatttataaaagtcTGTTTATTTGAAGATACAGAATTTGTTGACCAAAGCAAAAGATTAGGAGGCCGTATCGTTTGTAAGGTTGCGCAGcaagtaaaatcaataaaagagag TATTGGTGTTGATGAAAAACATAGTTTTGTGGAAAAATCCGTAGaccaaa ttaAATCAATTACCAAAACTTTTCCGCCATCTGTTTCTTTGGCTTCAAATAACGAACAAAGTATGCCAAACAAAAAACAAG AATCCCAACAATCAAAAAGCCAACCACAGGATGAAACGatcaaaactaattttgtaCTGACCAAGCCTGatg aaaaacaagAACTTCCACCAGCGCCATTTAATTTACCATCTCACAAATATACATTAGAAGAACTGGAAACTGAAATTCTCAAAAAATCTTCACTGTGTGTTAGTGCTTTAAAAACTGCGACTGCAGCaataaaag AATATTCTGAAAATGTTTACAAACTCATTGATAATACTACAGAAAACATAGATCCTAACTTAGGTGTTAAACTACAAATCCTTGAagataagaaaaatattgtttataacaatGCATATGAAGATATAAAGAAATACAG GAAAGAAATATCTGAAAACCAAAAACTACTAAGCAACTCTACATTTGAGGTAACTCCTGATAAATTAGCCAAGACCATGCACATAACTAATGAAGCATTGGAAGAACTGAATAATGCACGTATTATAATGGAAAATGAGGAACATAAATTGggttacataaataaatataagtccAACATCAATGAAGCACAAGCCAGCTTGAAA GATGAATTTGAATCATTGTTTCCAGGTTCAGACATAACTCAACacaaaattaatgtaaacaataatgattttgaTATATTTCTTCTGTATGCGTTGAAAAAACTAAACTATTATAAAGATAATCTTTCCAAACAAGAa GCAACTCTtgatcgtaaaataaataatgcaatgAATGCAGACTTTTTGAATGTTGAAACTATAAATGAAATGAACTCCCGTTTAAATTCAGAATTACATAAATTAGATGAACAATTTAAACAccag ttaaatcaatttaacaTCAAAGTTGATGAAGACTTAAGGGAACAATTGAAGGCACATAAGAAGGCACACGCAGACCTTATAACCAGAGCAGTAGACTTCACCAAAGAAGAATTTGAAAACAGAGTACGCCAAGAACTATCGGCTATAGAAAAATTAGAACGTCAAAAGTACCAATCACAATTGGATTCATTGAAATCTGATCTTCAaaacgttattaataatttaaaaa gagaagttgaaaaggaaaaaaaactatttgctaATAAATCAATTTGGGAAGCAAGCAAAGTTCTAAAAACATCTCTAAGTAGTTCAAATAATGAACAACCAATCAATGTAAAAGATCaaataaatgctattaaaaaattaggAG CTTCAGATTCAATAGTGGAAGAAGTAATAAGTGCTCTTCCGACCAAAGCTCTTGAAAATGGTGTTTTTTCTAAAGGCCAGTTAAAAGAAGATTTTAACCAAGTAGAAAAAAGAGTATATGAGACTGCTCTTATACCGGATGATAGTTTCAGTTTACCTTTGATGGCATTCAGTTATTTGGCTAGCCTTTTTGTTGTCCATCATTCACATATTTCACCTAATGAAGTGAACAATGAAGAATTTGATCCCCTAGAATTAAACACTTATGAAATTGTCGAGAGAGCTAG GTACTGCATTGATAGGGACAACATTTTACAAGCATTGCGATATTTGAACTTGCTGACAGGATGTTCACGAGTCGTTGCTAAGGAATGGATAAAAGAAGCCACAGTTTTTTTGGAAACAAAACAAGCTGTTGATCTATTGTTGTCTTACACTACAAGCATATCATATTCATCTGTTCATGCCaattga
- the LOC100158842 gene encoding kelch-like protein diablo, whose product MGPMEPDSPLPNRLTHVSDKHPRCMLAEFSSMRRHRELCDVVLNINNRKIFAHRNILSACSPYFRAMFNGDLAESRQTEVTIRDMDEIAMELLIEFCYSARITVEESNVQTLLPAACLLQLTEIQDICCEFLRRQLDPSNCLGIRAFADTHSCLDLLRVADKYTQHNFQEVMESEEFLLLPVTQLIDLIASDELNVRTEEQVFSAAMSWVKYNISERRQNLPQVLQHVRLPLLSPKFLVGTVGADLLVRSDETCRDLVDEAKNYLLLPQERPLMQGPRTRPRKPTQRGQLLFAVGGWCSGDAIASVERYDPQTEDWKLQAQMSKRRCGVGVAVLNDLLYAVGGHDGQSYLNSIERYDPQTNQWSCDVAPTTSCRTSVGVAVLDGLLYAVGGQDGVQCLSHVERYDPKENKWSKVAPMTTRRLGVAVAVLGGYLYAIGGSDGQSPLSSVERYDPRQNKWTVMAPMSTRRKHLGCAVYKDMIYAVGGRDDCMELSSAERYNPHTNSWSPIVAMTSRRSGVGLAVVNGQLYAVGGFDGTAYLKTIEVYDQSQNQWRLCGTMNYRRLGGGVGVMRSPQTDNNF is encoded by the coding sequence ATGGGTCCAATGGAGCCTGATTCGCCTCTGCCTAATCGGCTAACACACGTCTCAGATAAACATCCAAGATGTATGTTAGCCGAATTCAGTTCTATGCGTCGTCATCGTGAATTATGTGATGTTGTTCTCAATATTAACAATCGAAAAATATTCGCTCACCGTAACATTTTATCTGCATGTAGTCCATACTTCAGGGCTATGTTTAATGGAGATCTAGCTGAATCTCGACAAACAGAAGTCACTATACGTGATATGGATGAAATAGCAATGGaacttttaattgaattttgttaTTCCGCTCGAATTACAGTAGAAGAATCTAATGTCCAAACTCTTCTTCCAGCTGCTTGCCTATTGCAATTAACTGAAATACAGGATATCTGTTGTGAGTTTTTAAGGAGACAACTGGATCCATCAAATTGTCTTGGTATCAGGGCATTTGCAGATACACATTCTTGCCTTGATCTTTTACGTGTTGCCGATAAATATACACAGCATAATTTTCAAGAAGTTATGGAAAGTGAGGAATTTCTTCTTCTTCCAGTTACACAACTAATTGATTTAATTGCCAGTGATGAACTCAATGTGAGAACAGAAGAGCAAGTGTTCAGTGCAGCAATGTCTTGggtcaagtataatatttctgAACGAAGGCAAAACCTTCCTCAAGTACTCCAGCATGTACGATTACCTTTGTTAAGTCCTAAATTTCTAGTTGGCACGGTAGGAGCAGACTTATTAGTTCGTAGTGATGAAACATGTAGAGATCTTGTTGATGAAGCGAAAAACTATTTACTGTTACCACAAGAACGACCTTTAATGCAAGGACCACGAACTCGACCTCGTAAACCTACTCAAAGAGGTCAGCTTTTATTTGCTGTTGGAGGTTGGTGTAGTGGAGATGCTATAGCTTCAGTTGAACGTTATGATCCACAAACAGAGGATTGGAAGTTACAGGCACAAATGAGTAAGCGGAGATGTGGAGTTGGAGTAGCTGTGCTTAATGATTTATTGTACGCAGTTGGTGGACACGATGGTCAATCTTACCTTAACAGTATAGAACGATATGATCCTCAGACCAATCAATGGTCATGTGATGTGGCTCCTACAACTTCATGTCGAACAAGTGTTGGAGTGGCTGTTTTAGATGGTTTGCTATATGCAGTTGGAGGTCAAGATGGTGTACAATGTTTAAGTCATGTTGAACGATATGACCCCAAGGAAAATAAGTGGAGTAAAGTGGCCCCTATGACAACGAGAAGATTAGGTGTTGCTGTGGCAGTACTAGGAGGTTATTTGTACGCAATTGGTGGTTCAGATGGACAATCACCATTAAGTTCTGTCGAACGTTATGATCCAAGACAGAATAAATGGACAGTTATGGCACCAATGTCAACAAGAAGGAAACATCTGGGATGTGCTGTTTATAAAGATATGATATACGCAGTTGGAGGACGCGATGATTGCATGGAATTAAGTAGTGCTGAAAGATATAATCCACATACAAATTCATGGTCTCCAATAGTTGCCATGACATCTCGGAGAAGCGGTGTAGGCTTAGCTGTTGTTAATGGACAACTGTATGCTGTTGGTGGATTTGATGGTACGGCATACCTAAAAACAATTGAAGTATATGATCAGAGTCAAAATCAGTGGCGGCTTTGTGGTACAATGAACTATAGACGACTTGGAGGCGGTGTTGGAGTAATGAGATCACCTCAAAcggataacaatttttaa
- the LOC103309009 gene encoding jerky protein homolog-like encodes MFKTFRSTYLPIISMASKRKHLTLTEKIKLLDFYQKENVSARTLADKFGIGRTQATDLIKNRETILKLWKSHGNNQMKTTKRRKTESGNINEVVYEWFCAARPKNIPISGPILKEKALQWFAARVNQLIRKLWTNGV; translated from the exons ATGTTTAAAACGTTTCGaagtacgtacctacctataatttcaATGGCGTCCAAACGAAAACATCTAACtttaacagaaaaaataaaattgttagatTTTTACCAAAAAGAAAATGTGAGTGCACGTACTCTTGCAGATAAATTTGGAATAGGAAGAACTCAAGCCACCGACTTAATAAAAAACAGAGaaacgattttaaaattatggaaatCCCACGgtaataatcaaatgaaaacTACAAAACGTCGTAAAACCGAATCAGGCAATATCAACGAAGTTGTATACGAATGGTTTTGTGCAGCTCGTCCTAAAAATATTCCAATCAGTGGACCAATACTTAAAGAAAAGGCTTTACAA tgGTTTGCGGCGAGAGTAAATCAGTTGATACGGAAACTGTGGACGAATGGCGTATAA
- the LOC100167734 gene encoding RING-type E3 ubiquitin-protein ligase PPIL2: MGKRQHQKDKMYLTYTEWSTLYGGKRPGIEKPKFARLPFDHCCLSLVAFKTPYCDPDGNIFEYEALLEYIKQFKHNPVTGKPIELKKLIKLNFHRNAAGEYHCPVLFKSLTKHSHIIAIKTTGNVFSYEAIEQLNIKTKNWKDLLTDEPFLRKDMITLQDPTNLTKFNIAKFHHVVKKIKVVDPDEEAQSKDPEGRLKSVSKTTRDILDTLDRDYKEPAKKVELVAQKPDKLNAAHYSTGRVAASFTSTAMVPVLEHESAIIEENEIRFERIKKKGYVRLTTNYGPLNLELFCKEVPKTCENFIKLCQKDYYDGTKFHRSIRNFMVQGGDPTGTGKGGESYWGQPFEDEFKQNLNHSGRGVLSMANSGPDTNKSQFFITYRSCKHLDNKHTVFGRIVGGFETLNAIEEIEVDNKDRPITDINILKTHVFVDPFQEVDDKIAEERQEELINTPGTSMASTLQTEENKISSIAIPGVKLKTFKTGVGKYINPSALQKNKIENEELPNKKKKIIGYDFHGFNNW; encoded by the exons ATGGGTAAGAGACAACATCAGAAGgataaaat GTACCTCACGTACACAGAATGGTCAACACTCTATGGTGGCAAAAGACCAGGCATTGAAAAACCGAAATTTGCTCGATTGCCTTTTGACCATTGTTGTCTATCACTTGTCGCTTTCAAGACACCATACTGCGACCCTGACggtaatatttttgagtatGAGGCATTACTTGAATACATAAAACAGTTTAAACACAATCCAGTTACGGGAaag CCTATtgagttgaaaaaattaattaagttgaaCTTCCATCGTAATGCAGCAGGCGAGTATCATTGCCCAGTCTTGTTCAAATCCTTAACTAAACATTCGCATATTATAGCAATTAAGACAACAGGAAATGTTTTTTCATATGAG GCTATAGagcaattgaatattaaaacaaaaaactggAAAGATCTTTTAACAGACGAACCATTCTTGCGTAAAGACATGATCACACTTCAAGATCCAactaatttgacaaaatttaatattgcaaAATTCCATCATGTtgtgaaaaaaatcaaagttgTAGATCCag atgAAGAAGCTCAGTCTAAAGACCCAGAAGGGCGTTTAAAATCAGTGTCGAAAACTACAAGAGATATATTGGATACATTGGATCGAGATTACAAGGAACCAGCAAAAAAAGTAGAATTAGTAGCACAAAAACCAGATAAATTAAATGCC GCTCATTACTCTACTGGCCGTGTAGCTGCTAGTTTTACATCGACAGCAATGGTTCCAGTGCTGGAACATGAATCAGCAATTATAGAAGAGAATGAAATCCGATTTgagcgtataaaaaaaaagg gtTATGTTCGATTAACCACCAATTATGGACCATTGAATTTGGAACTGTTTTGTAAAGAAGTACCTAAAACATGtgaaaactttataaaactTTGTCAAAAAGATTATTACGATGGTACAAAATTTCATCGATCTATTCGTAATTTTATGGTTCAGGGTGGTGATCCAACTGGTACTGGTAAAGGCGGTGAATCATATTGGGGACAGCCTTTTGAAGatgaatttaaacaaaatttaaaccaCTCTGGACGAGGTGTGTTGTCGATGGCCAATTCTGGTCCTGATACAAATAAATCACAATT ttttataacatACCGTTCATGTAAGCATTTGGACAACAAACATACAGTGTTTGGACGTATAGTAGGAGGTTTTGAAACACTTAATGCAATTGAAGAAATCGAAGTGGATAATAAAGATCGGCCAATCactgatattaatatactgAAAACTCATGTATTTGTTGATCCATTTCAAGAAGTTGACgataag ATAGCAGAAGAAAGGCAAGAGGAATTAATAAATACACCTGGAACTAGTATGGCTTCAACTCTACAAacagaagaaaataaaatatcaagtataGCAATTCCAGGAGTTAaactcaaaacatttaaaactggGGTAGGGAAATACATCAATCCTTCAGCTTTACAAAAaaacaa gattGAAAATGAAGAATTGCCTAACAAGAAGAAGAAAATCATTGGTTATGATTTTCATGGATTTAATAATTggtga